The Mytilus galloprovincialis chromosome 7, xbMytGall1.hap1.1, whole genome shotgun sequence genome has a window encoding:
- the LOC143084105 gene encoding peroxidase-like protein, with translation MISLTSSSKGHQTFYSPYLDGSSRNEFGATAFRYGHSQVGNHVGASGDDFKELRRSLMQNESFDVKTIRDPENKFGVKRMGRWMSATLGDKTDRFISDQMRNHLFEVQPGEAFDLGALNTQRGRDHGIAGYNEYREYCGLYRAKHFGNAYGGLVDHDKSTARALSEVYSHPDDIDLFVGGISEKPASGESILGPTFRCLIALQFLNYKHGDRFFYENNFPATGFTLDQLNEIKRQTFAGIYCRTLSLEYIQPNIFINPDSQ, from the exons ATGATTAGCCTAACCAGTAGTTCTAAAGGTCATCAAACTTTTTATTCTCCTTATCTGGATGGATCCTCCCGCAATGAGTTTGGTGCCACCGCCTTTCGATATGGACATTCGCAAGTAGGAAACCACGTGGGTGCATCAGGTGATGATTTCAAGGAACTTCGAAGGTCTTTAATGCAGAATGAATCCTTTGATGTAAAAACAATCCGTGATCCCGAAAATAAATTTGGCGTCAAGCGTATGGGTCGCTGGATGTCTGCGACACTAGGGGACAAAACAGATCGATTTATTTCAGACCAAATGCGTAATCATTTATTTGAAGTTCAACCGGGGGAAGCATTTGACCTTGGTGCACTCAATACGCAACGTGGACGCGATCATGGGATAGCTGGATACAATGAATATAGAGAATACTGCGGTTTGTATCGTGCAAAACATTTTGGTAATGCATATGGTGGACTGGTTGATCATGACAAATCTACTGCACGTGCTTTATCGGAAGTATACAG TCATCCTGATGATATTGATTTATTTGTTGGAGGAATATCAGAAAAACCTGCATCGGGAGAATCTATCCTAGGACCAACATTCAGATGTCTTATAGCTCTTCAGTTCCTCAATTATAAACACGGTGACAGATTCTTTTACGAAAATAACTTCCCAGCGACAGGGTTTACACTAG ATCAATTGAATGAGATAAAACGACAGACTTTTGCGGGAATTTATTGTCGGACATTAAGCCTGGAGTATATACAACCAAATATATTCATTAATCCAGATAGCCAGTAA
- the LOC143084375 gene encoding salivary peroxidase/catechol oxidase-like, producing the protein MRLLLISAFLGFFTCYAQNIDDIIRGAVDAAIQDTPKTSAQQINTNFNQVLRSQQGAAGRPGVAAQSPQVSQTASGVPRRGSTRRANLFGRRRPVRQEGLTRTRAATLIEKTAANVQNRSRTARPSLNENLSKRISDGVKAVEPELFIAKSIVCNPSAKYRTIDGTCNNLYRTNMGAAGTPQSRFVPPEYGDIWNLGLYPRTLGKNGNQLPNPRDISNKIFKSIPSSPKSGKFNVALTHFGQFVDHDVVATPIEIDNDGNDIECCNGNFPVIRSQCFPFSTPPGEFLYTCMNFVRSAPTLTYPPYAGPRQQENAITSWLDLSSVYGSSDEELQNLRSNGNDGKMKVGNNDLLPDNPGDDSCFDASQSVCFNAGDHRNSEVPLLTVMHTIFLREHNRIATALRSRHTGWSNDKLLNEARKILTGVYQHIVYNEFLPALLGFDWSIAVGLMSQPQGHTNLYSSFLDGATRNAFGAAAYRMGHSLVGNSVGASNSFFTEVKVKDLHETFFNTETIRDSAQFGPTRIGRWMSSQYDSKMDRFLSKEVRDHLFQDTINPLDALDLGALNIQRGRDHGLPGYNRFRQFCGRFPAVFWTNTPGGFVDHEAEIVAKLREVYGADSDVDDVDLYVGALSERPESPDTVLGPTFRCLIAVQFLYYKYADRFFYENFSPVTGFTLAQVNDIKKQTLARIYCKNLQIKNIQPKIFLNPDNTQDPTIRIDCKNLPDLDFDLY; encoded by the exons ATGAGGTTGTTACTTATTTCAGCTTTCTTGGGATTTTTTACATGTTATGCTCAAAACATTGACGATATTATTAGAGGGGCAGTTGATGCTGCAATACAAGACACTCCTAAAACGAGTGCACAACAAATTAATACCA ACTTCAATCAAGTCTTGAGATCTCAACAAGGAGCAGCAGGAAGACCAGGAGTCGCAGCACAGTCACCACAAGTATCACAGACGGCATCCGGAGTTCCACGACGAGGGTCCACACGACGTGCTAACTTGTTCGGAAGACGCAGACCAGTAAGGCAGGAAGGCCTGACAAGAACAAGAGCTGCTACTCTAATTGAGAAAACAGCTGCTAATGTACAAAACAG GTCAAGAACAGCACGACCATCTTTAAACGAAAATTTAAGTAAAAGAATCTCCGATGGAGTTAAAGCTGTTGAACCTGAGCTATTTATTGCTAAAAGTATTGTTTGTAATCCTTCTGCTAAATACCGGACGATTGATGGTACATGCAATAACTTGTATCGGACAAACATGGGAGCAGCAGGGACGCCACAGTCTAGATTTGTACCACCAGAGTATGGTGACA TATGGAATCTAGGGTTGTATCCGCGTACACTTGGGAAAAATGGTAATCAACTGCCAAACCCAAGAGACATATCAAACAAGATTTTTAAGAGTATACCATCTTCACCAAAAAGTGGAAAGTTTaatgttgctttgacacattttGGTCAATTCGTTGACCACGACGTTGTCGCAACTCCGATTGAAATTG ATAATGATGGGAATGATATAGAATGCTGCAATGGAAACTTCCCTGTCATCAG ATCTCAATGTTTTCCGTTTTCAACACCACCGGGAGAGTTTTTATACACCTGTATGAATTTTGTTCGTTCAGCACCAACATTGACGTACCCCCCTTATGCAG GTCCACGACAGCAGGAGAATGCAATAACTTCTTGGTTAGATCTGTCAAGTGTCTATGGAAGCAGTGATGAGGAATTGCAAAACCTACGCTCAAACGGGAACGACG GTAAGATGAAAGTAGGTAACAATGATTTACTGCCCGACAACCCAGGCGATGATTCGTGTTTCGACGCATCTCAATCAGTATGTTTTAATGCAG GTGACCATAGAAACTCCGAAGTACCTCTCCTGACTGTCATGCATACAATCTTCCTACGGGAACATAATAGAATAGCAACTGCACTCAGAAGTCGTCACACAGGGTGGAGCAATGACAAACTATTAAATGAAGCGCGGAAGATTTTAACAGGAGTCTATCAACATATAGTATACAACGAATTTCTTCCAGCTCTTCTTGGTTTTGATTGGTCAATAGCTGTTGGTTTAATGAGTCAACCACAAGGTCATACAAATCTGTATAGCAGTTTTTTGGACGGTGCAACTCGTAATGCTTTTGGGGCAGCGGCGTATCGGATGGGACACTCTCTCGTCGGCAATTCCGTTGGTgcttcaaattcattttttaccGAGGTTAAGGTTAAAGATCTTCATGAAACATTTTTTAACACGGAAACTATTCGAGACAGTGCTCAATTTGGTCCAACACGGATTGGAAGATGGATGTCTTCACAATATGATAGCAAGATGGATAGATTTTTGTCTAAAGAAGTACGGGATCATTTGTTTCAAGATACAATTAACCCCTTAGATGCACTTGACCTTGGAGCACTTAATATTCAACGAGGTCGAGATCATGGTTTACCAGGATATAATAGATTCAGACAGTTTTGTGGCCGTTTTCCAGCTGTATTTTGGACAAACACACCAGGGGGATTTGTAGACCATGAGGCCGAGATTGTAGCAAAGCTACGTGAGGTTTACGG GGCAGATTCGGATGTAGATGACGTTGATCTATATGTCGGGGCTTTATCTGAGAGACCAGAATCGCCTGATACAGTTCTTGGTCCAACATTTAGATGTCTAATTGCTGTACAATTCCTCTACTATAAATATGCAGatagatttttttatgaaaatttttccCCAGTAACTGGATTCACTCTAG cTCAAGTCAATGATATAAAAAAGCAGACCCTTGCCAGAATATATTGCAAAAAtctgcaaataaaaaatattcaaccAAAAATATTTCTGAACCCAGATAACAC GCAAGATCCAACGATCCGCATTGATTGTAAAAATTTACCCGACTTGGATTTTGATCTTTATTAG